The genomic stretch AAGGGAAAGCTCGACTGGGCCATCCAGATCTGCAGAGGCCTCGCGGCGATTCACGGCAGAGGCGCAATCCACCGTGACCTGAAGCCAGAGAACATCATCACCACGTCGGTCGGCCTCGTGAAGATCGCCGACTTCGGCCTGGCGCGAACGCGGTCGACGGGCGTCGTGACAAAGGCCGGACATCTCGTGGGCACGCCCGCGTACATGTCGCCCGAGTACCTGATGGGCCAGGAACCGGACGCCCGCAGCGATCTGTACAGCCTGGGCGTGGTTCTCTACGAGCTGTTCAGCGGTCACATGCCGTTCCCGGCCCGCAGCGTGAACGAGCACATCCAGGCCCATCTCGACTCGCGCCCAGAGCACCCGCATGTCCACGCGCCAGACATCCCGGCGAGACTCGACAGCCTGGTGATGCGGCTCCTCGACAAGCGGCCGGCGCGCCGTCCGGAGAGTGCGGAAGAGGTGCGAAACACCCTGGAGCTCGTGCTCGAGGAGCTCGTCGACCATCCGCGCCAGTCTGACCGATACGTGGCATAGCGGCCGCCGGAACGTGCGCCGGATCACGGCGCAGCGGCGCAGCAACGCATTGACGAAGATCGGGCGAGATGCTATGTTTCGCGCGCCGCGTCACGGCGCAGGCTGTTGCCCCGGCCGCGGTCTGCGAGACCCG from Pseudomonadota bacterium encodes the following:
- a CDS encoding serine/threonine protein kinase, which codes for MRIRPSDYCGADRATLELPLHTQAASLLRGFLCSIRNSLFPRGCDPGESTVMQSGAPVIEIPPSVIGGWRVRKLIGQGTSARVYCVEPVGAERSTEAHALKLMNADVARDKGARDRFRRESRILQSIRHRNVIRHFETGEHEGRPYLVMELVEGRNLRDALAANEPKLKGKLDWAIQICRGLAAIHGRGAIHRDLKPENIITTSVGLVKIADFGLARTRSTGVVTKAGHLVGTPAYMSPEYLMGQEPDARSDLYSLGVVLYELFSGHMPFPARSVNEHIQAHLDSRPEHPHVHAPDIPARLDSLVMRLLDKRPARRPESAEEVRNTLELVLEELVDHPRQSDRYVA